In a genomic window of Variovorax paradoxus:
- a CDS encoding CYTH and CHAD domain-containing protein, which translates to MEIEFKFHIPADRLKAVDAALRRGAVVRTRLQARYFDTADERLAAQGIVLRLRKEGRRWVQTVKATGDNALHRLEHNVDLGTAGASPDIDPRRHEGTPVGERLARALAGEDGQFLALVERQSTDIVRLTRDVRSTGPGGVVAELALDVGKVVAHAGTPEQRASPVCELELELKRGSVPGLVALAQRWSQQHGLWFSTISKAERGARLLAGLEVVPAVKAEPPRFASAPDGRAIQRAVVANCLAQILPNATEVAAGSDDEEQIHQLRIGIRRLRTALRELEGLDPTGAFDRAGWEPALVDCFRALGALRDREQVAKIAQPKLREAGAPEVDPLAGDAAGAGASQPSPGEAVRAPAFQAVLVALIGFTATEAPAPEPAAEGAPPVTPLNPDDARRFLRKRLQRLHQHALRDGGRFESLDTDSQHRVRKRLKRLRYLAEFAAPLFETKDEKKGDDKSAAERYLKRLRPAQDALGEYNDEAVAMALYREATAHDVRAWFAVGWFSARHAAGAAACREALERIEGARRFWKKRKS; encoded by the coding sequence ATGGAAATCGAATTCAAGTTCCACATCCCCGCCGACCGCCTGAAGGCCGTCGACGCCGCGCTGCGTCGCGGTGCCGTGGTGCGCACGCGGCTGCAGGCGCGCTATTTCGACACCGCCGACGAGCGGCTGGCCGCGCAGGGCATCGTGCTGCGGCTGCGCAAGGAGGGCCGGCGCTGGGTGCAGACGGTGAAGGCCACGGGCGACAACGCGCTGCACCGGCTCGAGCACAACGTCGACCTCGGTACCGCGGGCGCTTCGCCCGACATCGATCCGCGGCGCCACGAGGGCACGCCGGTCGGCGAGCGGCTGGCGCGGGCGCTCGCGGGCGAGGATGGACAGTTCCTGGCGCTGGTCGAGCGCCAGTCCACCGACATCGTGCGGCTTACGCGCGACGTGCGCAGCACCGGGCCGGGCGGCGTCGTGGCCGAGCTGGCGCTCGATGTCGGCAAGGTGGTGGCGCATGCCGGCACGCCCGAACAGCGCGCATCGCCGGTCTGCGAACTCGAGCTCGAACTCAAGCGCGGCAGCGTGCCGGGCTTGGTCGCGCTGGCGCAGCGCTGGTCGCAGCAGCACGGGCTGTGGTTCAGCACCATCTCGAAGGCCGAGCGCGGCGCCCGCCTGCTCGCGGGGCTCGAGGTGGTGCCCGCCGTCAAGGCCGAGCCGCCGCGCTTCGCGAGCGCGCCTGATGGCCGTGCGATCCAGCGCGCCGTGGTCGCGAACTGCCTTGCGCAGATCCTGCCGAATGCCACCGAGGTCGCGGCGGGCAGCGACGACGAGGAACAGATCCATCAGCTGCGCATCGGCATCCGGCGCCTGCGCACTGCCCTGCGCGAACTCGAGGGGCTCGATCCCACGGGCGCCTTCGACCGCGCGGGCTGGGAGCCGGCGCTGGTCGACTGCTTCCGCGCGCTCGGCGCGCTGCGCGACCGCGAGCAGGTGGCGAAGATCGCGCAGCCGAAGCTGCGCGAGGCCGGGGCGCCCGAGGTGGATCCGCTGGCCGGCGATGCGGCTGGTGCGGGCGCCTCCCAGCCTTCACCCGGCGAGGCCGTGCGCGCGCCGGCATTCCAGGCGGTGCTGGTGGCCCTGATCGGCTTCACCGCCACCGAGGCCCCGGCGCCCGAACCGGCCGCGGAGGGCGCGCCGCCCGTCACGCCGCTGAATCCCGACGACGCCCGCCGCTTCCTGCGCAAGCGCCTGCAGCGCCTGCACCAACATGCCCTGCGCGACGGCGGCCGCTTCGAATCGCTCGACACCGACAGCCAGCACCGCGTGCGCAAGCGCCTCAAGCGCTTGCGCTACCTCGCCGAATTCGCGGCGCCGCTGTTCGAGACCAAAGACGAGAAGAAGGGCGACGACAAGAGCGCCGCCGAGCGCTACCTGAAGCGCCTGCGTCCCGCGCAGGACGCATTGGGCGAGTACAACGACGAGGCCGTCGCGATGGCCCTGTACCGCGAAGCCACGGCGCACGATGTGCGCGCCTGGTTCGCGGTGGGCTGGTTCAGCGCGCGGCATGCGGCGGGGGCGGCGGCCTGTCGGGAGGCGCTGGAAAGGATCGAGGGGGCGCGTCGCTTCTGGAAGAAGAGGAAGAGCTGA
- a CDS encoding VOC family protein: MATKQIFVNLPVKDLDKSKAFFNALGYSFNPQFTDANAACMVVQEGSIHAMLLVESFFKTFTDKAIADTRTSTEVLLCLSCESRAEVDELVAKAVAAGGTTPRAPQDLGFMYGHGFQDLDGHLWELVFMDPNAQMPQQ; this comes from the coding sequence ATGGCCACCAAGCAGATCTTCGTGAACCTCCCCGTCAAGGACCTCGACAAGTCCAAGGCCTTCTTCAACGCGCTGGGCTACAGCTTCAACCCGCAGTTCACCGACGCCAATGCCGCCTGCATGGTGGTGCAGGAAGGCAGCATCCACGCGATGCTGCTGGTCGAGTCCTTCTTCAAGACCTTCACCGACAAGGCGATCGCCGACACCCGCACCAGCACCGAGGTGCTGCTGTGCCTGTCGTGCGAGAGCCGCGCCGAGGTCGACGAGCTGGTGGCCAAGGCGGTCGCCGCCGGCGGCACCACGCCGCGCGCGCCGCAGGACCTCGGCTTCATGTACGGCCATGGCTTCCAGGACCTCGACGGCCACCTCTGGGAACTCGTGTTCATGGACCCGAACGCGCAGATGCCCCAGCAATAA